A window of Thermosipho affectus contains these coding sequences:
- the truB gene encoding tRNA pseudouridine(55) synthase TruB gives MMGFLNVYKPKGVTSHDVIDEIRKKLGTRRVGHAGTLDPFAEGVLVVGIGSATRLLEYLQVERKKYFVKILLGITTETFDITGEVVEERVCDKAEEEIIETIKSFKGRYKQVPPAYSAKKYKGERLYKLARKGKIISLPPVEVEIYSIENIKINIPHVTLEVEVSKGTYIRSLCMDIGYKLGCGATAEELVRISVGDFELKNSINPFETGKDKLLKNMLNVEKVLNLPKVEVYKDSVEKIFNGIQPTMDFLKTIFDDFPKEQDVMLLCEGKLIAVARAERSSKFIEKNYPNGNIFKLKKVFREI, from the coding sequence ATGATGGGCTTTTTAAACGTGTACAAACCAAAAGGTGTTACTTCGCATGACGTTATAGATGAAATAAGAAAAAAATTAGGTACAAGAAGAGTAGGACATGCAGGAACATTAGATCCCTTTGCAGAGGGAGTTTTGGTGGTTGGAATAGGAAGTGCAACAAGACTCTTAGAATATTTGCAAGTAGAGAGAAAAAAGTATTTTGTAAAGATACTTCTTGGGATTACAACGGAAACTTTTGATATAACAGGTGAAGTTGTCGAAGAAAGGGTATGTGATAAAGCAGAAGAAGAGATAATAGAGACAATAAAATCATTTAAGGGAAGGTACAAGCAAGTTCCCCCTGCATATTCTGCAAAAAAGTATAAAGGTGAAAGGCTTTACAAACTTGCACGAAAAGGAAAAATAATTTCTCTTCCACCTGTTGAAGTAGAAATATATTCGATAGAAAACATCAAAATAAATATACCACATGTAACACTTGAAGTGGAAGTTTCAAAAGGAACGTATATAAGAAGTTTGTGTATGGATATAGGTTATAAACTTGGATGTGGTGCAACGGCGGAGGAATTAGTGAGAATAAGCGTTGGAGATTTTGAATTGAAAAATTCTATAAATCCATTTGAAACAGGAAAAGACAAACTACTAAAAAATATGTTAAATGTTGAAAAGGTTTTAAATTTGCCAAAGGTTGAAGTTTACAAGGATTCTGTGGAAAAAATCTTCAACGGAATTCAACCGACAATGGATTTTCTAAAAACAATATTTGATGATTTTCCAAAAGAGCAAGATGTTATGTTATTGTGTGAAGGAAAATTAATTGCTGTTGCAAGGGCAGAAAGAAGTTCAAAATTTATTGAAAAGAATTATCCAAATGGAAACATATTTAAATTGAAGAAAGTTTTTAGGGAAATATGA
- the ychF gene encoding redox-regulated ATPase YchF, producing MKIGIIGLPQSGKTTIFSLLTGIDVDPYSPVHQKGVAKVYDKRVELLSNMYNPKKTTYATLEFYDTPSLDPSDKKSRTQVFNMVQSADALLLVLRAFENENVLFPEENAYKQLRVALDEFIFRDLEIVVNRIEKLENSKRKLDNREEIELKLLKELREVLENEEFLSKHELTEEQKKMISSYSLVTLRPIIIAVNLDEDQFTKGKYPEKERVLDLVKDYNFAYIELCGLMEKEIQELNEEERQEFLKDLGIEESGIERLSRVVYEQLGLISFFTVGPDEVRAWTLKKGSSAVEAAGVIHTDLARGFIKAEVIKYEDLINYGSEKEVKEKGLMKLVGKDYIVEDGDILTIRFNV from the coding sequence TTGAAGATAGGAATTATAGGGCTTCCACAATCTGGTAAAACTACAATTTTTTCTTTGTTAACTGGTATTGATGTTGATCCTTATTCGCCTGTTCATCAGAAAGGTGTGGCAAAGGTTTATGATAAAAGGGTTGAACTACTTTCAAATATGTATAATCCCAAAAAAACCACATACGCTACTTTAGAATTTTATGATACACCTTCACTTGATCCTTCTGATAAAAAGAGTAGGACACAAGTCTTTAATATGGTTCAAAGTGCAGATGCGTTACTTTTAGTTTTAAGGGCTTTTGAAAATGAAAATGTGCTTTTTCCAGAGGAAAATGCCTATAAGCAGTTGAGAGTAGCCCTAGACGAATTTATCTTTAGAGACCTTGAAATAGTTGTGAATAGAATTGAAAAACTTGAGAACTCAAAAAGAAAATTAGACAACAGAGAAGAAATAGAACTAAAACTTTTAAAGGAATTGAGGGAAGTTTTAGAAAATGAAGAATTTTTATCTAAGCATGAATTAACTGAAGAACAAAAGAAGATGATTTCAAGTTATTCTTTAGTTACGTTGAGACCAATAATTATTGCTGTAAATTTAGATGAGGATCAATTTACAAAAGGAAAGTATCCTGAAAAAGAAAGAGTTTTAGATTTAGTGAAAGATTATAATTTTGCGTATATAGAATTATGTGGATTGATGGAAAAAGAGATACAGGAGCTTAACGAGGAAGAACGTCAGGAATTTTTGAAAGATTTGGGAATAGAAGAAAGTGGTATAGAAAGACTTTCTAGGGTTGTATATGAGCAACTTGGTCTTATTTCATTTTTCACGGTAGGTCCAGATGAAGTTAGAGCTTGGACTTTAAAAAAAGGAAGTAGCGCCGTTGAAGCGGCAGGAGTTATCCATACGGATCTTGCTAGAGGATTTATTAAAGCAGAAGTTATAAAATATGAAGATTTAATAAATTATGGTAGTGAAAAAGAAGTAAAAGAAAAGGGATTAATGAAATTAGTTGGTAAAGATTACATAGTTGAGGACGGAGATATTCTTACCATAAGATTTAATGTTTAG
- a CDS encoding DUF370 domain-containing protein encodes MKQVIKISKNLFIPRNRIIAILPVSSTVARRLRGMNKVGGRIVNMTFGEESKTILIMDSGHVFVIAKTLEEVDEALWS; translated from the coding sequence GTGAAGCAAGTGATTAAAATTTCCAAAAACTTATTTATTCCAAGAAATAGAATTATTGCAATATTGCCTGTTTCTTCAACCGTTGCTAGGAGATTAAGGGGAATGAATAAAGTTGGTGGGAGAATTGTTAACATGACTTTTGGTGAAGAGTCAAAAACTATTTTGATTATGGATAGTGGTCATGTTTTTGTGATAGCTAAGACTTTAGAAGAGGTTGATGAGGCCTTGTGGAGTTAA
- a CDS encoding TIGR04013 family B12-binding domain/radical SAM domain-containing protein, protein MELKRILFRYTQTNRYSITALVASIYSYTKIVKMYEIRNFDDIFSFSREGTVVLYSFMSFDLKNVISEVRILKEKGYMVIAGGPHATANPTQLLDIGIDYVFTGDGEENIRRFLDGFFPKNRIFDGVKNRVDLSKYPPFCPQKNLYMPIEITRGCPFSCGYCQTPRLAGKIVRHRPVEQIVEYSRLGVKNGRKIARFISPNSFGYGSKNGVTPNVKVVDDLLYNLKKIGVEEIYFGTFPSDVRPESVSREILKVIKKYVNNKYIVIGAQSGSEDVLKRIRRGHNLDEIERALDLLKEFGFIPRVDFIFGFPFETEKDVEETFVFIKKIVKKYDAKVHAHTFMPLPGTPLANVGPGRLTKKHYKFLGLLTSQGYLDGYWLKQEELARRVANVNSSSPI, encoded by the coding sequence GTGGAGTTAAAAAGAATATTATTTAGATACACACAGACAAATAGATACAGTATTACTGCACTTGTTGCATCTATCTATTCTTACACAAAAATTGTGAAAATGTATGAGATAAGGAATTTTGATGATATTTTTTCTTTTTCTAGAGAGGGGACAGTTGTCCTCTATTCTTTCATGAGTTTTGACCTTAAAAATGTAATATCCGAAGTGAGAATATTAAAAGAAAAGGGTTACATGGTTATTGCCGGAGGACCACATGCAACGGCAAATCCTACGCAACTTTTAGATATAGGTATTGATTACGTTTTTACAGGTGATGGTGAGGAAAATATAAGGAGATTTTTGGATGGTTTTTTCCCAAAAAATCGCATATTTGATGGTGTGAAAAATAGAGTTGATCTTTCAAAATATCCACCTTTTTGTCCGCAAAAGAATTTATATATGCCTATTGAAATAACACGTGGTTGTCCATTTTCATGTGGATATTGTCAAACTCCTAGACTTGCCGGGAAGATAGTTAGACATAGACCTGTGGAACAGATAGTGGAATATTCTAGACTTGGAGTGAAAAACGGCAGAAAAATTGCAAGGTTTATTTCACCAAATTCATTTGGATATGGTAGTAAAAATGGGGTAACGCCAAATGTGAAAGTAGTTGATGATCTTTTATACAATTTGAAAAAAATAGGTGTTGAAGAGATTTATTTTGGAACTTTTCCGTCAGATGTAAGACCTGAAAGTGTAAGTAGAGAGATCTTGAAAGTTATAAAAAAATATGTGAACAACAAGTATATTGTTATAGGAGCGCAGAGCGGAAGTGAAGATGTATTGAAAAGGATACGCAGAGGGCATAATTTAGATGAGATAGAACGTGCTTTAGATTTGTTAAAGGAATTTGGTTTTATACCAAGAGTAGATTTTATTTTTGGTTTCCCATTTGAAACCGAGAAAGATGTGGAAGAGACGTTTGTGTTTATAAAAAAAATAGTTAAGAAATACGATGCAAAGGTACATGCACATACTTTTATGCCTCTTCCGGGTACGCCACTTGCAAATGTAGGACCTGGAAGACTAACCAAAAAACATTATAAATTTCTCGGATTATTAACTTCACAGGGCTATCTTGATGGGTATTGGTTGAAACAAGAAGAACTTGCAAGGAGGGTTGCAAATGTTAATAGCAGCAGCCCAATTTGA
- a CDS encoding carbon-nitrogen hydrolase family protein, with protein MLIAAAQFEPKPGKFEYNYLKHVQFIEEAGKLGIRLILFPELSISGYTYDKDILLSSVKFFKEKEEELIWLSRKYNIAIVGGVPRVVLSEIRNSVFVVKKKKGVLFYDKTHLFRKEKDVFYPGEKFLVFKFDGVRFGILICYEIGFPEISRILTINGAQVLLVPFAFGRERKHIYDIATKARALENGAFLVTASTSGKGLMNFIGSSRIVGPDGNVIISARKKEQLIYHDVDVKTLDYFRFEEKGISHAYFLNRKKELYRGLAR; from the coding sequence ATGTTAATAGCAGCAGCCCAATTTGAACCTAAACCTGGAAAATTTGAATATAATTATTTAAAACATGTACAATTTATAGAAGAAGCCGGAAAATTGGGAATAAGATTGATATTGTTTCCGGAGTTATCTATTTCGGGATACACGTATGATAAAGATATCTTGCTTTCTTCTGTGAAATTTTTCAAAGAAAAAGAAGAAGAGTTAATATGGCTTTCTAGAAAGTACAATATAGCTATAGTAGGTGGCGTACCTCGAGTAGTACTTTCAGAAATTAGAAATTCTGTATTCGTTGTAAAAAAGAAAAAAGGTGTTTTATTTTACGATAAAACACATCTTTTTAGAAAAGAAAAAGATGTTTTTTATCCTGGGGAAAAGTTTTTGGTTTTTAAGTTTGATGGTGTAAGGTTTGGTATATTAATATGCTATGAAATAGGATTCCCTGAGATATCCAGGATTTTGACAATAAATGGTGCGCAAGTTTTACTTGTACCATTTGCTTTTGGAAGGGAGAGAAAACACATATATGATATTGCTACAAAGGCGCGAGCATTGGAAAACGGAGCATTTTTAGTAACGGCCTCTACATCTGGAAAGGGTTTAATGAACTTTATAGGTAGTTCAAGAATAGTAGGGCCAGATGGTAATGTAATTATTAGTGCAAGAAAAAAAGAACAGTTAATTTATCACGATGTGGACGTAAAAACTTTAGATTATTTTAGATTTGAAGAGAAAGGAATCTCACATGCGTACTTTTTAAATAGAAAAAAAGAACTATATAGGGGGTTAGCAAGATGA
- a CDS encoding ZIP family metal transporter yields MNRFLYGILLSSVAGMATSLGAIPFLFFRKGVNEKFIDALLGMAAGIMLAASAFSLVAPSIELGGLLRFAFGFFLGAILVDLMDKYSPHEHFLKGHEGAELKRLSKIWLFVIAITIHNLPEGMAVGVSAFSDQALNIAFAIGAQNIPEGAAVAAALLNAGYSIKISFFVSFLTGLVEIFGGLLGAGIVSISQSLLPYMMAFAGGAMIFVISDEVIPETHLRGNERLSTYFLIIGFFLMAALDVALG; encoded by the coding sequence ATGAATCGCTTCCTTTATGGAATTTTGTTAAGTTCAGTCGCAGGTATGGCAACATCCCTCGGTGCAATTCCATTTTTGTTTTTTAGAAAAGGAGTAAATGAAAAATTTATAGACGCACTTTTGGGAATGGCAGCTGGTATAATGCTTGCTGCAAGTGCATTTAGCCTGGTTGCTCCATCAATAGAGTTAGGAGGTCTTTTGAGATTTGCATTTGGTTTTTTCTTAGGAGCAATTTTAGTTGATTTGATGGATAAGTATTCACCCCATGAACACTTTTTAAAAGGACATGAGGGAGCAGAATTAAAGAGGCTAAGCAAGATATGGCTTTTTGTAATTGCAATTACCATTCATAATTTGCCTGAAGGAATGGCAGTAGGTGTTAGTGCTTTTTCCGATCAAGCTTTAAATATTGCATTTGCGATAGGTGCTCAGAATATTCCTGAAGGAGCAGCAGTTGCTGCTGCACTTTTAAATGCTGGATATTCCATTAAAATTTCTTTTTTTGTTTCTTTTTTGACTGGTCTAGTTGAGATTTTTGGTGGGTTACTTGGGGCTGGTATTGTAAGTATTTCTCAGTCATTACTTCCATACATGATGGCTTTTGCTGGTGGAGCAATGATCTTTGTAATCAGTGATGAGGTTATACCTGAAACACATCTTAGGGGGAACGAAAGGTTATCTACCTATTTTTTGATTATTGGCTTCTTTTTAATGGCTGCGCTTGATGTAGCTTTGGGCTAA
- a CDS encoding Gfo/Idh/MocA family protein produces the protein MLRMALIGCGRIGTKKHIEALIQNTDRIETVVLCDIERERAEKCAEIIEKRIGRKPEVEKDYVKILKRGDIDAVAIAAESGKHYEITMEALTNNKHVLVEKPIALSTKHASEMIELSKEKNLKLGVCFQNRFNPPIQELRKKIEEGAFGKIHYGVATIRWNRNEEYYKQANWRGTWAQDGGALMNQCTHNIDLLQWMLGGEIEEVYGIIKNFNHPYIEAEDFGGAIVKFKDGKVGIIEGTTTIYPKNLHEKLGIFGEKGTVVIGGLAVNRIEEWRFKGEEGHPFMNLPDPDTVYGFGHVPLYKDFYEAIEKDRKPYISGEDGKKAVEIVLAIYKSALEGKPVKFPFNFSTNDMKGVILK, from the coding sequence ATGTTAAGAATGGCATTAATAGGATGCGGAAGGATAGGAACAAAGAAACATATAGAGGCATTGATTCAAAACACGGATAGAATTGAAACAGTTGTACTTTGTGATATAGAAAGAGAAAGGGCAGAAAAGTGTGCAGAGATAATAGAAAAGAGGATAGGTAGAAAGCCTGAGGTTGAAAAAGACTATGTGAAAATCTTAAAAAGAGGAGATATAGATGCAGTTGCGATAGCAGCAGAGAGTGGAAAGCACTATGAAATAACGATGGAAGCATTAACAAATAACAAACATGTACTTGTTGAAAAGCCAATAGCACTATCCACAAAACATGCAAGTGAAATGATAGAGCTTTCGAAAGAAAAAAACTTAAAATTGGGTGTTTGTTTTCAAAACAGATTTAATCCTCCAATACAGGAACTAAGAAAAAAAATAGAAGAAGGGGCATTTGGAAAGATACACTATGGAGTTGCAACAATAAGGTGGAATAGGAATGAAGAATATTACAAACAAGCAAATTGGAGGGGAACATGGGCTCAAGATGGAGGTGCATTAATGAATCAATGCACACATAATATAGATTTGTTGCAGTGGATGTTAGGAGGAGAGATAGAGGAAGTATATGGAATAATTAAAAATTTTAATCATCCATATATAGAAGCAGAAGATTTTGGAGGAGCAATAGTAAAATTTAAAGACGGGAAAGTAGGAATAATAGAAGGTACGACAACGATATATCCAAAGAACTTACATGAAAAATTAGGGATATTTGGAGAAAAAGGAACAGTGGTGATAGGAGGACTTGCGGTAAACAGGATAGAAGAGTGGAGATTTAAGGGCGAAGAAGGACATCCTTTTATGAATTTGCCTGATCCAGATACGGTATATGGATTTGGACATGTACCGTTATACAAAGACTTTTACGAAGCAATAGAAAAAGATAGAAAACCATATATATCAGGAGAAGATGGGAAGAAGGCGGTAGAAATAGTACTTGCAATATATAAATCTGCTTTAGAAGGAAAACCTGTAAAGTTTCCTTTCAATTTTTCCACCAACGATATGAAGGGAGTAATATTAAAATGA
- a CDS encoding YjjG family noncanonical pyrimidine nucleotidase produces MKKMIYFDLDNTILDFDKSEEYALRKVFEHIGVLYKKEYLEIYRPINEKWWRLFSEGKYEKEIIVVERFREFFENVGISLKDYNEIAKIYLEGLSNSAFFIDGAEEFLGKLKKLQLKMAVLTNGVEYVQQRRSKLARLDRFFEFILTSEKVGNPKPNPDIFYYAQELSNVPLKNSIYVGDNVETDFEGAKNANVDFILFDYKGRYKEVNCKKAKDYEELYLKLLDFIR; encoded by the coding sequence ATGAAGAAAATGATTTACTTTGATTTGGATAATACTATTTTAGATTTTGATAAATCCGAGGAGTATGCTTTAAGAAAAGTGTTTGAACATATTGGTGTTTTGTATAAAAAAGAATATTTAGAAATTTATAGACCGATAAATGAAAAATGGTGGAGACTTTTTTCAGAGGGAAAATATGAGAAAGAAATTATAGTTGTTGAGAGATTTAGGGAATTTTTTGAAAATGTAGGTATATCTTTGAAGGATTATAATGAAATTGCAAAAATTTACCTTGAGGGTCTTTCAAATTCTGCATTTTTTATAGATGGTGCAGAGGAATTTTTGGGAAAGTTGAAAAAATTACAATTGAAAATGGCTGTTTTAACTAACGGTGTTGAATATGTGCAACAAAGACGTTCAAAACTTGCAAGGTTAGATAGATTTTTTGAATTTATTTTAACATCGGAAAAAGTCGGAAATCCAAAACCAAATCCGGATATTTTTTACTATGCACAAGAGCTTTCAAATGTACCTTTGAAAAATTCTATATATGTTGGTGACAATGTAGAGACGGATTTTGAAGGTGCAAAAAATGCAAATGTAGATTTTATCTTGTTTGACTATAAAGGTAGGTATAAGGAAGTAAATTGTAAAAAAGCTAAAGATTATGAGGAACTTTATTTAAAGCTCCTTGATTTTATCAGATAA
- a CDS encoding HD domain-containing phosphohydrolase, whose protein sequence is MDEWKVLLVDDEEDIHALTSIILKDIKFKNKRIKLLSAYSAKQAKELLIKEKDVSLSIIDIVMENENSGLELVKFIRETLNNQIMRIVIRTGQPGYAPPRDIILKYNINDYREKSELSSNGLFTMVIARLREYSEIKKLYSQKNLLEKFDTIDSSKIVSINDLKRILEDTLNTSVVITKAETDKDIKNKIYWKDNNKILFKINKRSYTINFSNNMDNRDLFTIAFEKLILDLENNILYKERINSLYQLIYILSEITETRSLETGEHVKRVSTITKLISEKIFDNKEHIETVSLASMLHDIGKIAIPDKILNKPNKLSDEEWKIMKTHTEIGYKILNSVENSLFKIAANIALYHHENWDGSGYPKGLKNSEIPIEAQIVSIADVYDALSNDRIYRKAWPKEKVFKYIKENSGKKFNPKLVKIFFDLSDKIKEL, encoded by the coding sequence ATGGATGAATGGAAAGTTTTACTTGTCGATGATGAAGAGGATATTCACGCTTTAACATCAATAATCTTAAAAGACATTAAATTTAAAAATAAACGTATAAAATTACTAAGTGCCTATTCTGCCAAACAAGCAAAAGAGTTATTAATAAAAGAAAAAGATGTTTCTCTTTCAATAATTGATATAGTAATGGAGAATGAAAACTCTGGACTTGAGTTAGTAAAATTCATTAGAGAAACTTTAAATAACCAAATTATGAGAATAGTAATAAGAACAGGTCAACCAGGATATGCTCCTCCACGTGATATCATATTAAAATACAACATCAATGACTATAGAGAAAAAAGTGAATTGTCAAGCAATGGTCTTTTTACAATGGTCATTGCAAGGCTTAGGGAATACTCTGAAATAAAAAAGTTATATTCTCAAAAAAATTTATTAGAAAAATTCGATACTATAGATTCAAGTAAAATTGTGTCTATAAACGATTTAAAAAGGATTCTTGAGGATACTTTGAATACTTCGGTCGTTATAACAAAGGCTGAAACTGATAAAGATATAAAAAATAAAATATATTGGAAAGACAACAATAAAATTTTGTTTAAAATAAATAAAAGAAGTTATACAATAAACTTTTCAAACAATATGGATAACAGAGACTTATTCACCATTGCTTTTGAAAAATTAATTTTAGATCTTGAAAACAACATACTCTATAAAGAAAGAATTAATTCTTTATACCAACTCATATACATACTTTCTGAAATAACAGAAACTCGCTCACTGGAAACCGGGGAACATGTTAAAAGAGTTAGTACAATAACAAAACTCATATCAGAAAAAATATTTGATAACAAAGAACATATAGAAACTGTAAGTCTTGCTTCTATGCTTCATGATATAGGAAAAATAGCCATCCCTGATAAAATTTTAAATAAACCTAATAAACTCTCAGATGAAGAATGGAAAATAATGAAAACTCATACTGAAATAGGGTACAAAATTTTAAATTCTGTTGAAAATTCATTGTTCAAAATTGCCGCAAATATAGCCCTTTACCATCATGAAAATTGGGATGGAAGCGGCTATCCAAAAGGATTGAAAAATTCAGAGATTCCCATTGAAGCACAAATTGTATCCATAGCCGATGTTTATGATGCACTAAGTAATGACAGAATATACAGAAAGGCATGGCCAAAAGAAAAAGTATTTAAATATATAAAGGAAAATTCTGGGAAAAAATTTAATCCAAAACTAGTAAAAATTTTCTTTGATTTATCTGATAAAATCAAGGAGCTTTAA
- a CDS encoding sensor histidine kinase has protein sequence MVNKKSLTFLVVLITVITIFLYFSFWKNQINEKLKIYTKSIEYPLWLLDNEELERTLKLITNDSEILGVEIFNFNGNKLIKKVKNLPVIYRNYSFPIYFENIFIGNVIFYVSYKKVIFTSAYLIFISALFYIIALLLLKNVNINEKLFETNEELLETNEELEENLKELERTQQSLVTSEKMAAIGKLMVSIAHDINTPIGIIYSAATEIKNRINDDDLKELVKIIIKNSQKISNLIKSLKKTTFYEITNEKSKINIKEFVDDIITTISPKLKEKNIKIIKDIDDVSVYSNPGAISQILINLIDNAIFHAFDKKNNNIITISAHIIPSKKLEITIKDNGKGIDEKIQRKIFEPFYSTKEKGSGLGLSIVYHLVTEILKGVINVESKKGKGTIFKIIIPVEVK, from the coding sequence ATGGTAAATAAAAAATCTTTGACATTTTTGGTTGTTTTAATCACTGTTATTACAATATTTTTATATTTCTCTTTTTGGAAAAATCAAATTAATGAAAAACTAAAAATTTACACAAAATCCATTGAATATCCTCTTTGGCTTTTAGATAATGAAGAGCTGGAAAGAACGCTAAAACTAATCACAAATGACAGTGAAATACTTGGCGTTGAAATATTTAATTTTAACGGCAATAAATTAATTAAAAAAGTAAAAAATCTACCAGTAATTTATCGTAATTACTCATTTCCTATTTATTTTGAAAATATCTTTATAGGAAATGTAATATTTTATGTATCCTATAAAAAAGTTATATTTACCTCTGCATATTTAATATTTATATCTGCACTCTTTTATATCATAGCTTTACTACTATTGAAAAATGTAAACATAAACGAAAAATTATTTGAAACAAATGAAGAGTTACTTGAAACCAATGAAGAACTTGAAGAAAATTTAAAAGAACTTGAAAGAACACAGCAATCTCTTGTCACTTCAGAGAAAATGGCGGCTATTGGAAAATTAATGGTAAGCATAGCCCATGATATAAACACTCCAATTGGTATTATATATTCTGCAGCAACTGAAATTAAAAATAGAATAAATGATGATGATCTAAAAGAACTTGTAAAAATAATTATTAAAAACTCCCAAAAAATATCAAATTTAATAAAGAGTCTAAAAAAAACAACATTTTACGAAATAACAAATGAAAAGTCTAAAATTAATATAAAAGAGTTTGTAGATGATATAATCACAACTATCTCACCAAAATTAAAAGAAAAAAATATAAAGATAATCAAAGATATAGATGATGTGTCTGTATATTCAAATCCAGGAGCAATCTCACAAATTTTGATTAATCTAATAGACAATGCAATCTTTCATGCCTTTGACAAAAAAAATAACAATATTATTACCATTTCCGCACATATAATCCCATCTAAAAAATTAGAAATAACCATAAAGGATAATGGTAAGGGAATAGATGAAAAAATTCAAAGAAAAATTTTCGAACCTTTTTATTCTACCAAAGAAAAAGGAAGTGGTTTAGGCTTAAGCATTGTGTACCACCTTGTGACAGAAATACTAAAAGGTGTTATTAATGTTGAAAGTAAAAAGGGTAAAGGAACTATTTTTAAAATAATTATTCCCGTAGAGGTGAAATAA
- a CDS encoding substrate-binding periplasmic protein produces the protein MKKLIVVFLLIYTIFYSITLYTYPQDTIAKFLDKDGNLNGISCKIIEILNKKLSNYNIEIEFKSNAPKSLSEILSSLENNEIQIFVGLSKTQERIKKFKFTTFPLWNTKLLIISKKEKTLTEKNKKIGLINSSKTKTLFQNIFPNLAIKSYENIQLAIKDLLNEEIDYVAYNGGILNYYTKIYPLKIIPFESERYRQYIAFSKNVDNQIVNIINNAIKELYNSHEYNNIFKDFSGFSPGNNVYFALIDWPPYEYKENGEWKGIDYELLKVSLENLGFKLVTKKYPWQRCLNLIKSKAIDGTLTLRNTEERSKYIYFTKIPISYGIDVIFSIKNNKEKKILGYVKGYAYNEKIFKMGYKLVSVDNDFNGMLLLSKKRIDLFVSNLYVGLFYAKELNIDVEYSIPIDYFKYYVGFSKSYLGKFLSEKISGVLLKFRKDGTYEKIYQKYNLIFQEDKNGK, from the coding sequence ATGAAAAAATTAATCGTTGTATTTCTTCTGATTTATACTATCTTTTATTCCATAACTCTTTACACATATCCTCAAGATACTATTGCAAAGTTTTTAGATAAAGATGGAAATCTTAATGGTATAAGTTGTAAAATTATAGAAATACTCAACAAAAAGCTTTCAAACTACAACATTGAAATCGAATTTAAATCAAACGCACCCAAATCTCTTTCTGAAATTCTCTCCTCACTTGAAAATAACGAAATTCAAATATTTGTAGGGCTTTCCAAAACACAAGAAAGAATCAAAAAATTCAAATTTACAACTTTCCCACTCTGGAATACAAAGCTTTTAATAATTTCAAAAAAAGAAAAAACACTAACGGAAAAAAATAAAAAAATAGGACTAATAAATTCATCAAAAACGAAAACTTTATTCCAAAATATCTTTCCTAATTTAGCTATTAAATCTTATGAAAATATCCAACTTGCAATAAAGGATCTATTAAACGAAGAAATAGACTATGTCGCATACAACGGCGGAATTTTAAATTATTATACAAAAATTTATCCTCTAAAAATCATCCCATTTGAATCTGAAAGATACAGACAATACATAGCATTTTCAAAAAATGTTGATAATCAAATAGTAAACATAATTAACAACGCTATAAAAGAATTATACAATTCCCATGAATATAACAATATATTCAAAGATTTTTCAGGTTTTTCACCTGGAAATAATGTATATTTTGCTCTAATTGACTGGCCACCGTACGAATACAAAGAAAATGGTGAATGGAAAGGTATCGACTATGAGTTACTCAAAGTTTCTCTCGAAAACTTAGGATTTAAACTAGTAACAAAAAAATATCCCTGGCAAAGATGTCTTAATTTAATAAAATCAAAAGCAATAGACGGAACTTTAACATTACGCAACACAGAAGAAAGAAGTAAATATATATATTTCACGAAAATTCCTATTAGCTATGGTATAGATGTTATTTTTTCAATAAAAAATAATAAAGAAAAAAAAATACTCGGTTATGTTAAAGGATACGCCTACAATGAAAAAATATTCAAAATGGGATACAAATTAGTTTCTGTTGATAATGATTTTAACGGTATGTTGCTGCTTTCAAAAAAGAGAATAGACTTATTTGTTTCAAATTTGTACGTTGGTTTGTTTTACGCAAAAGAATTAAATATAGATGTTGAATATTCCATTCCAATAGATTACTTTAAATATTACGTAGGTTTCTCAAAAAGTTACTTAGGAAAATTCTTATCAGAAAAAATTTCAGGTGTCCTTTTAAAATTTAGAAAAGATGGTACATATGAAAAAATATATCAAAAATACAATTTAATATTCCAGGAGGATAAAAATGGTAAATAA